One genomic window of Cololabis saira isolate AMF1-May2022 chromosome 3, fColSai1.1, whole genome shotgun sequence includes the following:
- the id4 gene encoding DNA-binding protein inhibitor ID-4, with translation MKAVTPVRPQDSSSSSSQLPHHYLSKQSLNIGRCRMEEEDLFCLQYDMNDCYSRLKRLVPTIPQDKKVSKVEILQHVIDYILDLQLALETHPVLHKQPPPPAQQQQRTGSCPAAPAASNPNRTPLTVLNVDHHQRTSIVKKPEDSILCR, from the exons ATGAAGGCTGTGACTCCAGTCCGCCCCCAGGActcctcctccagcagcagccaGCTCCCCCATCACTATCTCTCCAAGCAGAGCCTGAACATCGGCCGGTGCaggatggaggaagaggacctGTTCTGCCTGCAGTACGACATGAACGACTGCTACAGCCGGCTCAAGCGGCTGGTGCCCACCATTCCGCAGGATAAGAAAGTGAGCAAAGTGGAGATCCTCCAGCATGTCATAGACTACATCCTGGACCTGCAGCTGGCCCTGGAGACGCACCCGGTGCTGCACAAacagcctcctcctcctgcacagcagcagcagcggaccGGGAGCTGccctgctgctcctgcagccTCCAACCCCAACAGGACGCCCCTGACGGTGCTGAACGTGGACCACCACCAG agGACATCGATAGTCAAAAAACCTGAGGACTCAATTTTATGCCGCTGA